The sequence TCGTTGCGCAACGCGATCTTGGCCGCCCTCCTGGAGGGCGAGGCATCCGGCTACGACCTGGCCAAAAGCTTCGACGCGTCGGTGGCCAACTTCTGGATGGCCACCCCGCAGCAGCTCTACCGGGAACTGGACAAGATGGCGGCCGATGACCTCATCCAGGCCCGGCTCGTTCAGCAGGAGCGCCGTCCCAACAAGCGGCTGTTCTCCCTCACCGATGCCGGCCGCCACGCCCTGCACGAGTTCACCGCCACATCCCCGCGCCCGGGCGCGATCCGCGAAGAGCTCATGGTGCAGGTCCTCGCGGTCGACGCGGGTGACGTCGAAGCCGTTAAAAGCGCCCTCCGCGAACGCATGATCTGGACCGAAGCCAAGATCAATCGCTTTGAACGGCTCCGCGCGCGCCTTTTGAACGGCCGCACCGAGCAGGAGCACCTCGCGCGGGCCGAGCGTGTCGGACCGTATCTGGCCCTGCTGCGCGGCCTGGCGTTCGAACGCGAAAACCTCCGCTGGGCCCGGCAGACGCTGACCGTCCTTGACCGGCGCACCAAGAGCCCTGTGGAGTAGTCATGCCCTGCTCCCGTCCGTGGGGTGATGGCCGCGTCCACGCGACTTCGCTCGGTCACGCGCGCATCGCCGCAGCCTCGGCCCACGCCCTGATGATCCCCGGCGCCGATCCGGGATGGGCCGATCCCCGGCATATCAGCGCCCGGCGCCGTCACCGGTCAGGACCGCGCGGGCGTGATCGGTTCCTGCCTGGTGTGCGTCCACTCTTCGGCGCTGGTGGTAGGAGGCGGCGGCGGTGGCCAGGGCGGCGCCCCAGATCGGCCAGAAGCATTCCGGCAGCCAGGCTCCCCATTCGGCCCAGGCGAACCGGCCGGCGACGGTCCAGCGGATGTAGGTGAGCCCGGCCACGGTGATGATGATCGAGACGAACCCGGCGGGGATGATCGCCAGCAGCGGTGGCACTCGCCTGCCGCGCAGTCCGAGGATCCAGCGCGGAAAGATCTCTCCCCACCGCTGGATCAGCCCGAGGGTGAGCACGCCGCCCAACGCGCCGAAGGTGGCCAGGTAGGCGCCTGCCAGCCACAGACCGTCCTCGCCTTCGGCCAGGAACTCCGCGCTCACGCCGAGAGGGATGCCCAGCGCCCACGCCCACCGGGTGGCGCAATACACCAACGGCACCGCGACCGCCACGTACACCGCTACGCGCCCGCGCTCCGGAGTGAACCAGCTCCTGCGCTCCTGCTGGCGTCCGTAGGCCAGCGCCGCGGCGGCCAGCAGCAGGCCGCCCAGCACGCACACGAGCTGGTTGAGCACCGGCCACGGCCAGGCGTCGGCGAAGGTGGCGCCGCCCAGGCTCCAGCCGAAGACGGGGGCGACCAGCAACAGCGGCGTGTAGGCGACGCCCATCATCAGCCGGGAGTCGGGAATCACCAGGATCAGGAGCGCGGCGATCGGCCAGGCCAGGAACAACGGCGCGCGGTGGCCGCTCCTGCGGGTCAGCGCCAGCGCCGTCACCCCGGTGAGTAGTGAGAAGGCGGCGATCCACCAGCCGAAGCGCGGTGTCGTGCCGGCCAGGATCGACAGCGCCCCGTCGGGGTCGGGATCGTCGGGGCCCCAGGGGAAGCCGGGCATCCCCAGTGCCCACGCTGCGCCGAGCACACCGTAGACCAGCGCCCACAGCGCTGCCGCATACCCGTGCCGGCCGGAAGTGAAGGTTTTCATGCGATCAGCCTCCCGGCCCGGCTGGACGGCGGACCAGATGCCGTTCGGCACTCCCTGCGGCCGGAAGAGGTGCTGTTCGGCACCTGCGGGTCGATCGCCTGGTGCGCATATTGTCTTCAGGTGAACCTGATGTGGGCTGTCGCCTTGGTGTCGGTGGTCGTTGCTGTCGCGGTGGCCGCGACCGGGTTGTTCCGGTCCCGGCTCAGGCCGCGTCTGTCCGCGCCGGCCTTGCCGGCCGCGGGCGTGTCCCTGGCCGTCACACTCGCCTACCTCAGTGGTGCGGCGCGGCCCACGCCCGGCGTCGACGCGCTGGGAATGATCGAGAGTGTGGCGCTGATGGTGTCGGCCGGCCTGGTCATCCGGTACGCACCCCTCCGGCAGGCGGTGCTCTCGACGTCGGCGGCGGGTCTGGCCGCTGCCGTCTGGCCGCTGCGCGTCTTCACGCCCGCCTCGCCGCTGGAGGCGATCGGCGTGAGCGCGTTCTGGGGGCTGGGAGCGTTGCTGGCCACCGCCATGGGCGCCTACCTGCGGTTTCTCGATGTACGGCAGGAGCGCGCGGTGGCCGACACGCGCACCGCCCTGCGACTGCGGCTGGCCAGGGACCTGCACGACTTCCTCGCCCACGACATCAGCGAGATGGTGGCGCACGCCCAGGCGGGCAGGGTCGCGGGCGATCCGCTTCAGGCGCTCGAACGCATCGAAAACGCGGGCCAGCGGGCCCTGTCCACGCTGGACGGCACCCTGGACACGCTCCACCACGATCGGCCCCTCAGCCCCGCCGGTGACCTGGGCGGCATAAGCGAGGCGGCCGAGCGATTCTCCGCCGCCGGCTCCGCGCAGGTCCGCCTGCGTATGGATCCGGCCGTGACGGTTCCGGTGGAGACCGCGGCACTGGCCTATCGGATCGTGATCGAAGGACTGACCAACATCCGGCGGCATGCTCCGCAGGCCACGCGCGTCGACCTGCGGGTCAGCGCCTCCGCCGGCGTCCTGGAGATCACGATGACCAACGACGGTGTGACCCGCATGCGGAGCCGCCGGCGTGGCGGGTCCGGCCTGCCCGGCCTGGCCGGACTCGTGGAGGATCGGGGCGGCGAGCTGGTCGCGCGGGCCGTACCGGACGGGTGGTCGCTGACGGCACGCCTGCCCCTGGAACAATCGCCGATGTGGTCACCCGAATCCTCATCGCCGACGACCAGGAAGGCATCCGCAGCGCCTTCCGCATGATCCTCGACGCCCAGCCCGACATGACCGTCGTGGCCGAGGCCTCCGACGGCCGCGCCGCGATCGACACCGCCAGGACGGTCCAACCCGATGTCGTGCTCGCCGACATCCGCATGCCGGGCGCCGACGGCATCGAGGTGACGCGCGCTCTGGCCGGCACCGGCATTCACGTCGTGATCGTCACCACGTTCGGGCTCGATGAATACGTCCACGCCGCCCTGCACCACGGCGCCGCCGGGTTCGTCCTGAAACGCTCGGGCCCCACGCTGCTCATCGAAGCCATCCGGGCCGCGATGAACGGCGACATGCTCATCAGCCCGCAGCTCACCGTCCGGCTGCTGCGCCGGCGCGGCCTGCCGCAGGAGTCGTCCAGCGTCGTCCTCACCGAGAGAGAAGACCAGATCGTGGCCATGGTCGCGCACGGCATGACCAACGCCGAGATCGCCGCTGAGCTCTTCCTGTCTCCGGGCACCGTGAAGAACCACATCGCGTCCGTCCAGAACAAGACCGGCACCCGGAACCGGGTCGCCATCGCCGCCTGGGCCTGGGCCACCGGAAGAGCCACGCCCTGACCGCGCACAGCCACCGGCGGCGTCCCCTGAAATCTGCATGTGCCGTCACTCACCACGCCCGCGGTCCCGCCCGGTTCGATGGCCTCACTCGCCCAGCCCGAGATCCACGCGAACGGTGTGACGCTAAACAGGTGTGGTCGAACAATTCTCAGGAGCGGTTGAACGTTGACCGAGAAGACCCCCGCCGCACCGACGTGGTCGGGATCTTCCCCGGCCCCGGCTCGATCGTCCGCCTCGCCGGTGCGGTTTTCGGCCGAGCAGACCGACGGGTGGACCGGGGCCCGCTCCATGGGCCTGGACGTGCTCGCCGAAGCCCGGATGCGGGTCATCACGGGCGACACGCCGCAGCACGCCCCTCTTCCGCAGACACCTACCGCTTAACCTGCAGAAACAGGATCACGCGCAGGTCGACTCATACAGCACCAGCGTGGACGGGACCGACTCCCGAAGTCGCTCGGGGGAAACGAGGCGGAAACCTGCCGGGGCGATGATGGCCGGATCCATCTCTCCGCTCTCCGCGAGGAGGCTCAATCGATGCGCCAGCTGACCGCACTCGACGCGCTGTTCCTGCATGCCGAATCGGCGACCACCGCGGCCCACGTCGCCGGGGTGGCGATCCTCGATCCGGCCGGGGCTCCCGGGGGCGCCGTCACGCGCGCCGCCCTGGTCGAGCTGCTGCGCGAGCGGCTGCATCTCGCCCCGGCGCTGAGCCTGCGCCTGGCCGACGTGCCGTTCGGCCTGGACCATCCCTACTGGGCGGAGGTCCCCGGCCTCGACGTCGCCGACCACGTCCACGAGGCGGCCCTCCCCCTGCCCGGCGACGAGGCGCAGCTCGCCGAGGCGATCGCCCGGATCCACGAGCGGCGGCTGGACCGGGCCCGGCCGCTCTGGGAGATGCACCTCATCCAGGGCCTGAGCGGCGGCCGGGCCGCCCTCTACGCCAAGGTCCACCACTGCGCCATCGACGGGGTGTCGGGCGCGGAGACCCTCGCCGTCCTGCTGGACCTCACCCCCGAGCGCCGCGTGGTCGACCCGCCGGCCGCCCCGGCGGCGACCACCGCCCCCGGCCCGGTCGCGATGCTCGCGGCGGCCCTGACCCGGTCGGTGGCCCACCCGGCCAGAGCGCTGCGCTCGCTGGGCAGGATGGCGGCCGACCTCGACGCGATCCCGGTGGCCGCGGCGCTGCCCGGCGCCCGGACGGTGGCCGCCGCGACCCGGATGATCCGGGGAGACCACCGGGAGCTGCCGGAGACGCCCTCCCTGTCCGCCCCGCGCACGCCGTTCAACGGCCCGATCAGCGCCGGACGGCGCTTCTCCTACGGCTCGATCCCGCTGGCGGACGTCAAGCGGGTCGCCGGGGCCTTCGGGCTCAGCGTCAACGACGTGGTCATGACGCTGTGCGCCTCCGCGCTGCGTTCCTGGCTGCGCGAGCACGGCTGCCTGCCGGACCGGCCGCTGATCGCCGCGGTACCGGTCGCGGTCCGCACGGCGAGTGCCCGGGACGTGGTCGGCAACCAGCTCTCGGTCATGATCACCCCGATGCCGACCGACCTCGCCGCGCCCCTCGACCGCCTGCAGGTCATGGGGCGGACGATGCGCGCGGCCAAG comes from Streptosporangium roseum DSM 43021 and encodes:
- a CDS encoding PadR family transcriptional regulator; the protein is MSLRNAILAALLEGEASGYDLAKSFDASVANFWMATPQQLYRELDKMAADDLIQARLVQQERRPNKRLFSLTDAGRHALHEFTATSPRPGAIREELMVQVLAVDAGDVEAVKSALRERMIWTEAKINRFERLRARLLNGRTEQEHLARAERVGPYLALLRGLAFERENLRWARQTLTVLDRRTKSPVE
- a CDS encoding sensor histidine kinase, which encodes MWAVALVSVVVAVAVAATGLFRSRLRPRLSAPALPAAGVSLAVTLAYLSGAARPTPGVDALGMIESVALMVSAGLVIRYAPLRQAVLSTSAAGLAAAVWPLRVFTPASPLEAIGVSAFWGLGALLATAMGAYLRFLDVRQERAVADTRTALRLRLARDLHDFLAHDISEMVAHAQAGRVAGDPLQALERIENAGQRALSTLDGTLDTLHHDRPLSPAGDLGGISEAAERFSAAGSAQVRLRMDPAVTVPVETAALAYRIVIEGLTNIRRHAPQATRVDLRVSASAGVLEITMTNDGVTRMRSRRRGGSGLPGLAGLVEDRGGELVARAVPDGWSLTARLPLEQSPMWSPESSSPTTRKASAAPSA
- a CDS encoding response regulator gives rise to the protein MVTRILIADDQEGIRSAFRMILDAQPDMTVVAEASDGRAAIDTARTVQPDVVLADIRMPGADGIEVTRALAGTGIHVVIVTTFGLDEYVHAALHHGAAGFVLKRSGPTLLIEAIRAAMNGDMLISPQLTVRLLRRRGLPQESSSVVLTEREDQIVAMVAHGMTNAEIAAELFLSPGTVKNHIASVQNKTGTRNRVAIAAWAWATGRATP
- a CDS encoding WS/DGAT/MGAT family O-acyltransferase; amino-acid sequence: MRQLTALDALFLHAESATTAAHVAGVAILDPAGAPGGAVTRAALVELLRERLHLAPALSLRLADVPFGLDHPYWAEVPGLDVADHVHEAALPLPGDEAQLAEAIARIHERRLDRARPLWEMHLIQGLSGGRAALYAKVHHCAIDGVSGAETLAVLLDLTPERRVVDPPAAPAATTAPGPVAMLAAALTRSVAHPARALRSLGRMAADLDAIPVAAALPGARTVAAATRMIRGDHRELPETPSLSAPRTPFNGPISAGRRFSYGSIPLADVKRVAGAFGLSVNDVVMTLCASALRSWLREHGCLPDRPLIAAVPVAVRTASARDVVGNQLSVMITPMPTDLAAPLDRLQVMGRTMRAAKRRFAGSPATWLGELSSMLPAAVTSRATSTLFRLASIVLPPVNLIVSNVPGPRRPLYLCGARVLAYHPMSALTDLSGGVNITCFSYDGSLDFGILACPDRVEDVWRLMGHLREAMDELTELAGPRPAREAVPA